The following are from one region of the Falco cherrug isolate bFalChe1 chromosome 19, bFalChe1.pri, whole genome shotgun sequence genome:
- the RHEBL1 gene encoding GTPase RhebL1 isoform X2 — MPLVRHRKVLILGYRAVGKTSLAHQFVEGKFVECYEPTVESTYNKMVVVGKDEFQLQLVDMAGQDEYTILPHSFVIGIHGYVLVYSVTSLRSFQVVKTLHNKLYESRGKTRGKEGSGGAVSPPPQISLRTRGVHPARPVSSREVKTDEGKKLAESWRAIFLQSSAKENQVTQGIFTKIIEEIDRVDNSYGRSTGCCQM, encoded by the exons ATGCCGCTGGTGCGCCACCGCAAAGTGCTCATCCTCGGGTACCGCGCCGTGG ggaAAACCTCCCTGGCTCACCAGTTCGTGGAGGGGAAGTTCGTGGAGTGCTACGAGCCCACGGTGGAGAGCA CCTACAACaagatggtggtggtgggcaaGGATGAGTTCCAGCTCCAGCTGGTGGACATGGCTGGGCAG gacGAATACACCATCCTGCCCCACTCCTTTGTCATCGGCATCCACGGCTACGTCCTGGTGTACTCGGTGACATCCCTGCGGAG CTTCCAGGTGGTGAAGACCCTTCACAACAAGCTGTATGAGAGCCGGGGGAAGACACG AGGTAAGGAGGGTTCTGGGGGTGCtgtgtccccccctccccaaatttCCCTAAGGACCCGGGGGGTCCATCCTGCCCGTCCTGTCTCCAGCCGGGAGGTGAAGACGGATGAAGGGAAGAAGCTGGCGGAGTCGTGGCGGGCCATCTTCCTCCAGTCCTCGGCCAAGGAGAACCAG GTGACCCAGGGGATCTTCACAAAGATCATCGAGGAGATCGACCGGGTGGACAATTCCTATGGCAGATCCACCGGCTGCTGCCAGATGTGA
- the RHEBL1 gene encoding GTPase RhebL1 isoform X1 — MPLVRHRKVLILGYRAVGKTSLAHQFVEGKFVECYEPTVESTYNKMVVVGKDEFQLQLVDMAGQDEYTILPHSFVIGIHGYVLVYSVTSLRSFQVVKTLHNKLYESRGKTRMPVVLVGNKADLSLQSREVKTDEGKKLAESWRAIFLQSSAKENQVTQGIFTKIIEEIDRVDNSYGRSTGCCQM, encoded by the exons ATGCCGCTGGTGCGCCACCGCAAAGTGCTCATCCTCGGGTACCGCGCCGTGG ggaAAACCTCCCTGGCTCACCAGTTCGTGGAGGGGAAGTTCGTGGAGTGCTACGAGCCCACGGTGGAGAGCA CCTACAACaagatggtggtggtgggcaaGGATGAGTTCCAGCTCCAGCTGGTGGACATGGCTGGGCAG gacGAATACACCATCCTGCCCCACTCCTTTGTCATCGGCATCCACGGCTACGTCCTGGTGTACTCGGTGACATCCCTGCGGAG CTTCCAGGTGGTGAAGACCCTTCACAACAAGCTGTATGAGAGCCGGGGGAAGACACG CATGCccgtggtgctggtgggcaaCAAGGCGGACCTGTCCCTGCAGAG CCGGGAGGTGAAGACGGATGAAGGGAAGAAGCTGGCGGAGTCGTGGCGGGCCATCTTCCTCCAGTCCTCGGCCAAGGAGAACCAG GTGACCCAGGGGATCTTCACAAAGATCATCGAGGAGATCGACCGGGTGGACAATTCCTATGGCAGATCCACCGGCTGCTGCCAGATGTGA